The window ATGGTCACGAGCGCGGCGCCCGCCCCGTCGCCCAGCACGGGCGGCGGGGTGCCCGGCGCCGCATAGAGCGCATAGTCCATGTGCATGGCCTTGCGCTGGATGATCTCCGGCTCGTCAAACGGCCGGATGCGGAACACCAGATCGGCCTCGCGCCGGGCGAGGCTGAGGAGCCGAGATTCCGTCAGCAGCTCGATCGTGATGCGCGGGTGCGCCTTCAGGAACGGCGCGAACAGCGGCGCCAGCACATGGACGCCGAACCAGTCGGACGACGAGACGCGCAACAGCCCGTCGAGCCCGGCCCCTTCGCCCGCGAGCTGGCGCTCGAAGGCGATCGCCTCCTCCTCCATCCGCTCCGCATGGCGCAGCACAGCAGCCCCTTCGTCAGTTAGCACGAACCCGTCGCGCGTGCGCTGGAACAGGGTCTGGCCGACCGCCGCCTCGAGCGCCCGGATGCGTCGCCCCATGGTCGGCTGCGTCTGGCCCAGGCGCCGGGCCGCGGCGCCGAGCGTGCCCTCGCGCGCCACGGCCAGGAAGATCCTGAGGTCGCTCCATTCCATGCAGCCGATCATGCATTTCTGCATGAATATCGT is drawn from Aliidongia dinghuensis and contains these coding sequences:
- a CDS encoding LysR family transcriptional regulator; this translates as MQKCMIGCMEWSDLRIFLAVAREGTLGAAARRLGQTQPTMGRRIRALEAAVGQTLFQRTRDGFVLTDEGAAVLRHAERMEEEAIAFERQLAGEGAGLDGLLRVSSSDWFGVHVLAPLFAPFLKAHPRITIELLTESRLLSLARREADLVFRIRPFDEPEIIQRKAMHMDYALYAAPGTPPPVLGDGAGAALVTMDAAFGELPDVLWLRRLLPHAHVAFRSNNREAQAQLTAAGAGFAVLPRPLGDRMPGLELVDVGEPPPGRDVWVGYHRDLRRLARLRALLDATLEGLAEGASSP